A genomic window from Algoriphagus sp. Y33 includes:
- a CDS encoding S1/P1 nuclease: MKKLLSTSVFAFLLVTQTFAWGQLGHYLIGYMADKQLKKSVRKKVESVLYPMSIARSGTWMDDIKSDHAYDYAYSWHYMTSKTGEYDESIQEKGGNIFAEINRIKSELKAGDLEPRKEAELLKMLIHMVEDIHQPLHVGTGEDKGGNDVKLEYFGKTTNLHAVWDSGILDGKGMSYSEIGDELSRRVNKKIISKYRAGTMQDWLEEAVAARPTVYKLPENRKISYAYGYESTPLLEERLIAASVRLAQILEEIYR, translated from the coding sequence ATGAAAAAACTCCTTTCTACTTCAGTTTTTGCTTTTCTACTTGTTACCCAAACATTCGCTTGGGGTCAGCTAGGACACTATTTGATAGGCTATATGGCTGATAAGCAGTTAAAAAAGTCTGTGCGAAAAAAGGTAGAGAGCGTACTTTACCCGATGTCTATCGCTAGAAGTGGAACTTGGATGGATGATATCAAATCGGACCATGCATATGATTATGCTTATTCATGGCATTATATGACCAGCAAAACCGGAGAATATGATGAGTCCATTCAGGAAAAAGGAGGAAATATCTTTGCTGAAATCAACCGCATCAAAAGCGAGCTGAAAGCTGGGGATCTTGAGCCCCGGAAAGAAGCAGAACTGCTAAAAATGCTCATCCATATGGTAGAGGATATCCATCAGCCGCTGCACGTAGGAACGGGTGAAGATAAGGGAGGCAATGATGTGAAGCTCGAGTATTTTGGCAAAACTACCAATCTCCACGCGGTATGGGACAGCGGAATACTTGACGGGAAAGGGATGAGTTATTCTGAAATTGGAGATGAACTTTCGAGAAGGGTAAACAAGAAGATAATCTCAAAGTACCGTGCGGGCACTATGCAGGACTGGCTGGAAGAGGCGGTGGCAGCAAGACCAACAGTATATAAGTTACCGGAAAACAGGAAAATATCTTACGCATATGGCTATGAAAGTACCCCGCTTTTAGAGGAAAGATTAATTGCCGCCAGTGTTAGACTGGCACAGATTCTAGAGGAAATTTATAGATAA
- the secA gene encoding preprotein translocase subunit SecA codes for MLDIIAKGLAKVFGTKSDRDIKELLPIVAKINEVFSGLKSLSDDQLRGKTEEIKAEINAHLKEYDDKISTIRSKVDELPVKAIHEKDQLFNQIDQIEKDRNQALEIVLEKVLPQAFAVVKETARRFKENGKLVVKATDRDRELSAGKQNVEIQGDDAIWHNKWMAAGTEVVWDMVHYDVQLIGGMVLHKGKIAEMATGEGKTLVSTLPAYLNALAGRGVHIVTVNDYLAKRDSEWNAPLFEFHGLSVDCIDKYTPNSAGRKKAYRSDIVYGTNNEFGFDYLRDNMAREAGDLVQGKHHFAMIDEVDSVLIDDARTPLIISGPVPKGDVHEFDDMKPRVSTLVDEQRKLVQGFLSSAKKMIADGNEKEGGLALFRAFRGMPKYKPLIKYLSEPGIRVILQKTENYYLQDNKRQMPEADEPLLFTIDEKTNVVDLTDRGIETMTTKNENTEFFILPDIGVVIADLEKEEGITDTEKLVRKEEAIKDYSIKAQRIHTVNQLLKAYCMFERDTEYILVDGKVKIVDEQTGRVMEGRRYSDGLHQAIEAKENVKVEDATQTYATITLQNYFRMYHKLAGMTGTAETEAGEFWEIYKLDVVVIPTNKPIIRADRDDKVYKTVREKFNAVGDEINELVAAGRPVLVGTTSVEISEVLSRMLTLKKIPHQVLNAKQHAKEADVVAIAGQAGTVTIATNMAGRGTDIKLTPEARKAGGLAIIGTERHESRRVDRQLRGRSGRQGDVGSSQFFVSLEDSLMRLFGSDRIAKLMDRMGLEEGEVIQHSMISKSIERAQRKVEENNFGTRKRLLEYDDVMNSQREVVYKRRRNALKGERLELDILNILYDVCESLVDMGKSNADSEDFRMNVFTTLGVDYNITESDLKSKDAGQLTQELYTVAFETYQKKSEVMMNTAFPIFKRVQDERGATVKDIMVPISDGVKQIGVVVNLEETVNSEGRELVRAIEKNVSLAIIDQNWKEHLRDMDDLKQSVQNAVYEQKDPLLIYKFEAFEMFKRFIGKLNEDMTTFLTRADLPKQDPNQVHAAAPQRSPEPQVQASKADVDSTLNPGANRAAVAASNAGRPAPQVVAPRKSDKVYGRNDKVSVQYTNGTTKNDVKYKSVEQDVQEGKCVIIDN; via the coding sequence ATGTTAGATATTATAGCAAAAGGACTTGCAAAAGTATTTGGAACCAAGTCCGACAGAGATATCAAGGAACTTCTTCCGATCGTAGCAAAGATCAATGAGGTTTTTTCCGGATTAAAGAGCCTCAGCGATGATCAATTGCGGGGCAAAACCGAAGAAATCAAAGCTGAAATCAATGCGCATCTGAAGGAATATGATGACAAGATCAGCACGATCAGATCAAAGGTAGATGAGTTGCCTGTGAAAGCTATTCATGAAAAAGATCAGCTTTTCAATCAAATAGATCAGATCGAAAAGGATCGAAATCAAGCGCTGGAAATAGTTTTGGAGAAAGTTTTGCCGCAGGCTTTTGCAGTAGTGAAGGAAACGGCAAGGCGCTTTAAAGAAAATGGAAAGCTGGTTGTGAAGGCTACTGATCGTGACCGTGAACTCTCTGCAGGCAAGCAGAATGTGGAGATTCAGGGAGATGATGCAATTTGGCATAACAAATGGATGGCAGCAGGCACTGAGGTGGTGTGGGATATGGTTCACTACGATGTGCAGTTGATCGGTGGGATGGTTCTTCATAAAGGGAAAATTGCCGAAATGGCGACAGGTGAAGGTAAAACGCTGGTTTCTACCCTACCCGCTTACCTTAATGCACTTGCCGGACGTGGAGTTCATATCGTAACAGTGAATGATTACTTGGCCAAGCGTGACTCTGAATGGAATGCGCCACTTTTTGAATTCCATGGTTTAAGCGTGGATTGTATAGATAAATATACTCCTAACTCAGCCGGACGCAAGAAAGCCTATAGATCGGATATTGTGTATGGTACCAATAACGAATTTGGCTTTGACTACCTAAGAGACAACATGGCCCGTGAGGCTGGGGATCTTGTTCAGGGCAAGCATCACTTCGCAATGATTGATGAGGTCGATTCTGTACTTATTGATGATGCAAGAACCCCATTGATTATATCCGGACCGGTACCAAAAGGCGATGTACATGAGTTTGATGACATGAAGCCGAGAGTTTCTACGCTGGTAGATGAGCAGCGCAAGCTGGTGCAGGGCTTCTTGAGTTCAGCCAAGAAAATGATTGCCGATGGCAATGAAAAAGAAGGCGGTTTGGCGCTTTTCCGCGCATTCAGGGGAATGCCTAAGTACAAGCCATTGATTAAATACCTTTCTGAACCGGGAATCCGCGTGATTCTTCAGAAGACAGAAAATTATTACTTGCAGGACAATAAGCGCCAGATGCCTGAAGCAGATGAGCCGCTATTGTTTACCATAGATGAAAAAACAAACGTAGTCGACCTGACCGATCGTGGGATAGAGACAATGACTACCAAGAATGAAAATACAGAATTCTTTATTCTTCCTGATATAGGGGTAGTGATTGCCGATTTGGAGAAGGAAGAAGGAATTACGGATACAGAAAAGCTTGTCCGTAAAGAAGAAGCAATCAAAGACTACAGCATAAAAGCGCAACGGATTCACACCGTAAACCAATTACTCAAGGCGTATTGTATGTTTGAGCGGGACACGGAGTATATTTTGGTGGACGGTAAAGTGAAAATTGTAGATGAGCAGACTGGCCGTGTGATGGAAGGGCGACGATACTCTGACGGATTGCATCAGGCTATTGAGGCGAAGGAAAATGTGAAAGTGGAAGACGCTACCCAAACGTATGCTACGATTACGCTACAGAACTATTTCAGAATGTATCACAAGCTGGCGGGGATGACCGGTACGGCGGAGACTGAAGCGGGAGAATTCTGGGAAATCTACAAATTGGACGTGGTGGTTATCCCTACCAACAAGCCGATTATCAGAGCAGACCGTGACGATAAAGTTTATAAAACTGTCCGTGAGAAATTCAATGCAGTAGGCGATGAGATCAATGAATTGGTCGCTGCAGGGAGACCTGTGTTGGTGGGTACTACTTCGGTAGAAATATCGGAAGTACTCAGCAGAATGCTGACTTTGAAGAAAATCCCCCATCAGGTATTGAATGCGAAGCAGCATGCTAAGGAAGCGGATGTAGTGGCTATTGCCGGTCAAGCAGGTACGGTTACAATTGCAACCAATATGGCTGGTCGTGGGACAGATATTAAGCTGACTCCTGAGGCCAGAAAAGCAGGAGGATTGGCAATCATAGGCACCGAGCGTCATGAATCCCGTCGTGTGGATAGACAGCTCCGAGGTAGATCGGGTCGTCAGGGGGACGTGGGATCTTCGCAGTTTTTCGTTTCCTTGGAAGATAGCTTAATGCGCCTTTTCGGGTCTGACCGTATCGCCAAATTGATGGATAGAATGGGTCTTGAAGAAGGTGAGGTGATCCAGCATAGCATGATATCCAAGTCTATAGAGCGAGCCCAGCGCAAAGTGGAGGAAAATAACTTCGGCACAAGAAAGAGACTGCTTGAGTACGATGATGTGATGAACTCGCAGCGTGAAGTAGTGTATAAGAGAAGAAGAAATGCGCTGAAAGGAGAAAGACTGGAACTGGATATCCTGAATATTCTCTATGATGTCTGCGAAAGCTTGGTAGATATGGGTAAATCCAATGCTGATTCGGAGGATTTCAGAATGAATGTATTCACTACGTTGGGTGTGGATTATAACATAACGGAAAGCGATCTGAAATCTAAAGACGCAGGGCAATTGACCCAAGAGCTTTATACAGTTGCTTTTGAAACCTATCAGAAGAAAAGTGAAGTGATGATGAATACGGCGTTTCCGATCTTCAAGCGGGTTCAAGATGAAAGAGGTGCTACTGTGAAGGATATCATGGTTCCTATTTCCGATGGAGTTAAGCAAATCGGGGTGGTGGTGAATCTAGAAGAGACGGTTAACTCTGAAGGCAGAGAATTAGTGAGAGCAATCGAGAAAAATGTATCGCTGGCTATCATTGACCAGAACTGGAAAGAGCATCTGAGAGATATGGATGACTTGAAGCAGTCGGTGCAAAATGCCGTTTATGAGCAAAAAGATCCACTTTTGATCTATAAGTTTGAAGCGTTTGAAATGTTTAAGCGTTTTATCGGCAAGCTTAATGAAGACATGACCACTTTCTTGACACGCGCAGATTTGCCTAAACAAGATCCGAATCAGGTACATGCTGCTGCTCCTCAGCGGAGCCCGGAGCCTCAAGTACAGGCTTCTAAGGCTGATGTAGATAGTACGTTAAATCCCGGTGCTAACCGTGCGGCAGTAGCAGCTTCCAACGCCGGAAGACCTGCCCCACAGGTAGTGGCACCTAGAAAATCTGATAAGGTGTACGGAAGAAATGACAAAGTTTCTGTCCAATACACGAATGGAACCACTAAAAATGATGTGAAATACAAAAGTGTGGAACAGGATGTGCAGGAAGGAAAATGTGTAATCATTGATAACTAA
- a CDS encoding M20 family metallopeptidase: MLKEKIKSLAKDYKEEVIANRRHLHANPELSFQEYNTSKFVKEKLQEIGITTIESKADTGWSALIEGKNPGKRVVALRADMDALPIIEANEVSYKSKNPGVMHACGHDAHTASLLGAAKILNEVKNDFEGTIKLIFQPGEEVAPGGASLMIADKVLENPRPNGIIGQHVMPFIEVGKVGFRPGIYMASADELYVTVKGKGGHAAMPETLIDPVLIASHMIVALQQVVSRAASPKIPSVLSFGRVEALGATNVIPNEVKIQGTFRTLDEGWRAKAHEKMLSIAKGIVEGMGGEVDFEIKKGYPFLKNDPELTERSHQAAIAYLGEENVLDLDIWMAAEDFAFYSQEVAGCFYRLGTRNEAKGITSGVHTPTFDIDEDALEVGAGLMAFLAVSELEKA, translated from the coding sequence ATGCTGAAGGAAAAAATTAAATCTCTGGCTAAGGATTATAAGGAAGAAGTAATTGCAAATCGACGCCATCTTCATGCAAATCCCGAACTTTCTTTCCAAGAGTACAATACATCGAAATTTGTAAAGGAAAAATTACAAGAAATAGGAATTACGACCATTGAATCCAAGGCAGACACAGGCTGGTCAGCTTTGATTGAGGGCAAGAATCCCGGGAAGCGAGTGGTGGCACTTCGGGCAGATATGGACGCATTGCCAATCATTGAGGCAAATGAGGTTTCCTATAAATCCAAAAATCCGGGTGTGATGCATGCCTGTGGACATGACGCGCATACTGCATCTCTACTTGGAGCGGCCAAAATATTAAATGAAGTCAAGAATGACTTCGAAGGGACCATCAAGCTAATTTTTCAACCTGGGGAGGAAGTGGCTCCCGGTGGCGCGTCTTTGATGATTGCGGATAAAGTGCTGGAAAACCCAAGACCAAACGGAATTATTGGTCAGCATGTAATGCCTTTTATAGAAGTGGGCAAAGTAGGCTTCCGTCCCGGAATCTACATGGCCAGTGCTGATGAACTCTACGTGACAGTAAAAGGTAAAGGCGGTCATGCGGCTATGCCTGAGACATTGATTGATCCTGTTTTGATCGCATCCCATATGATTGTGGCTTTGCAGCAGGTGGTCAGTAGAGCTGCCAGTCCCAAGATTCCTTCTGTACTTTCCTTTGGAAGAGTGGAGGCATTGGGAGCTACCAATGTAATTCCTAATGAAGTGAAGATACAAGGTACATTCCGCACGTTAGACGAAGGTTGGAGAGCAAAAGCACATGAAAAAATGCTTTCAATTGCTAAAGGAATAGTAGAAGGAATGGGTGGAGAAGTGGATTTTGAGATCAAAAAAGGATACCCATTTTTGAAAAATGACCCAGAACTGACTGAACGATCCCATCAGGCAGCCATAGCCTATCTAGGAGAAGAGAATGTTCTCGATCTGGATATTTGGATGGCAGCAGAGGATTTTGCTTTTTATTCTCAGGAAGTTGCAGGCTGTTTCTACAGATTGGGTACAAGAAATGAAGCCAAAGGAATTACCTCAGGAGTTCATACGCCTACTTTTGATATTGATGAAGATGCGTTGGAAGTTGGAGCGGGACTAATGGCATTCTTGGCCGTGTCCGAACTCGAAAAAGCATAA